TCGAACAAGTCTCTATTCATAGATTGCAAAGCTGGCTGCCCGAGCCTTCCTCCAGTGATAAGCGCATTTAACCGACGTACTGTTCTTGAATGATTCAAACAGTTGCGGGTACGCTGTACTCgaccctacctacctaccttgcgTATCTAACTTATTGAGGCTCCGCTGTTTCGAGTGCTGAGAAAACAGGGGGTTAAATACCTGGTACCCCCGAGTTTCAGTAGGTATGTATATTTCCATCTCTATTCATTTACAAATTGAAAGTAGCTGTGTAAGCCCTATCGACAGATCTCCCTCACTCAAACGCCAATAAAGCCATGATCCCCTTACCCCCGCCCGTAAAGTCAAGTTGGCTGCTTGTTCATATGTATCGTTATTCATTGCTGAACATCTCTGTGTTGTTTACTCTGACCTCTTCGGGCGTGAGCCCTTCCAAGTGTTGTCTTTTCTGCgtcccttttcctccctaCTCTTGCTGTTCCATTTTTCTGACGCTATCGAGTGTCGTTTTGGTACCTAGGCAGTAAACCTATTGACACCATCCCGGTGTCTATTTAAGCTCTGATCCCACCCGCTCGTGATCTCATTCGGGATTTGTGCATTCTGGTACCGAATCGGACTTGACGGTGAAGCTGTGAGACGCTAGGTATCTTGCGACGGGCGATATTCCGGCGCAGAAGCCTCGCCTTCCTCGAGCGTGTAGATGATCCACCGTTTTCCAAGCTGTGTAGACGGGATGGCAAGAGTCAAGGCTGTTGATGTCAGAGCTGGCCCTATGATCTTTGGTGATGGCCTAGTAAAAGTAAACTTAGGTGACATGGACCTGGGTACCTTTGGCTCCTTTGGCTTTAACTCCTTCATGGTCAACTGTGGCTgtgaaggggtggatggaATTGATTTTCGAGGTAGCAATGAGGGTGACTCTGGAGCATCTtgctcatcatcgtcgtcttcgtcctcctcggccgcagTTGAGGCTTCGCCTGTCGGTATTGCAGAAGAGGATTCAGGCCCCGGGTTTGATTTCTTGCCACTGCACGCCTTGACATATCGATGTCTCTGAAGCAATGGCAAGTTTTCTTTAGTCAGTTTCCTTAATAGGTACAAGATAGCCAAAAGACATACCTTGAGGGCATCTTTGCGTGAAAAGCACTTGTCGCAGTGAGGACAAGGAAACGGTTTTGTGGCTGAGTGTATCCTTCTGTGTCGTTTGAGATCGTGGTTTCGGCTGAAACACTGAGTGCAAATATCACATTTGAATGGTCGATCTTGCTGAGAGGACTCTCTTGACACCGGATAGACACTCCCTCCTACCCGCACGTTGAACTCATGATACGGCCCACCTGAACTGCCTATTGATGGGAGTGACGGAGGCGGTTGACCCAATCCTTGGGGCATATACCCTTGATGCTGATGAGCTACCATTCCGGCGGGCGGAGCTAGAGGCCCATTATGCGCGGGATAATGGCTTGGATGTAGTGAGGGGGGATACTGGGAAGCGGGCGGAAGAAGACtggtgatgggaggaagctgACCTCCGAATcgggatggagaggatgattGTGGCGGAGATCCGGGCAATGGCTTCCGTGCGTAATACTGTTCCTGGGATCCCgagtcttggtgttgtgaaGATAGCTTTGAATTCCATGCCGGTTGGAACCCGGGGCTGCTGGCAGCGGATAAAGAGTAGGCAGAGCTGGGGGAGTGTAGGTCGCTTGCCTGGGGGCTTCTATCGTCGGCCCCAGAAAGCGGAAAGCCGGATGACGGCGGGAGCGAGAAAGGGGGCAGTCCATCGCGGTACTGTTGTCTTCTATCATAAGATCTC
The sequence above is a segment of the Podospora pseudoanserina strain CBS 124.78 chromosome 5, whole genome shotgun sequence genome. Coding sequences within it:
- the MET32 gene encoding transcriptional regulator of sulfur amino acid metabolism (COG:S; EggNog:ENOG503P3EU); this translates as MAEQSSPRSYDRRQQYRDGLPPFSLPPSSGFPLSGADDRSPQASDLHSPSSAYSLSAASSPGFQPAWNSKLSSQHQDSGSQEQYYARKPLPGSPPQSSSPSRFGGQLPPITSLLPPASQYPPSLHPSHYPAHNGPLAPPAGMVAHQHQGYMPQGLGQPPPSLPSIGSSGGPYHEFNVRVGGSVYPVSRESSQQDRPFKCDICTQCFSRNHDLKRHRRIHSATKPFPCPHCDKCFSRKDALKRHRYVKACSGKKSNPGPESSSAIPTGEASTAAEEDEDDDDEQDAPESPSLLPRKSIPSTPSQPQLTMKELKPKEPKVPRSMSPKFTFTRPSPKIIGPALTSTALTLAIPSTQLGKRWIIYTLEEGEASAPEYRPSQDT